A part of Terriglobus roseus genomic DNA contains:
- a CDS encoding GH92 family glycosyl hydrolase, which yields MRFSSLHTLVACSLLLLAAAHAQQSPVAAVDPFIGTGPEGHTFPGAAVPFGMVQLSPDTQIRPFKQSYKWAAGYRYEDTTILGFSHTHFSGAGHSDLGDVLLQPISGDVNLEPGDADHPGYRSKFNHASEKASPGYYGVTLEDYGIKAELTATTRVGVHRYSYPANKSEHILLDLRSSIYNYPGKVLWSRLRVRNDGTITGMRETRGWAPGRQLYFAIRFSQPLTAHHLYNRESQPILYNGFKTPGNTPEDTQSMEGRGLIGVFDFASSPKPLVVKVAISPTSEDEAIANMDAEVPAFDFDAARKAATAQWEKALSAVEITANADTRKSLYTALYHTLLSPSVSMDVDGSYRGPDNQVHKANGFNFVSSLSLWDTYRAEQPLMTLLQPASRTADLAQSMLASQKESPFGILPVWQFQGIETWCMIGYHAVPVLADAIAKDIPGFDKNAALDAMIASAKYAPYGNLGAYMKLGYVPVDNDQEAASKTVEYAFDDWTIAKTAEKLGRKDIATEFYKRAQYWRNNFNTKDGFVEPRLANGNYRTPFDPTKAGANSGFTEGNAWQYSWYQPQDELGLIKLLGGPDKLVAKLDEMFDQKVDPAKYADVEDISGMIGQYIHGNEPSHHLPYLYMYAGQPWRTQARLKQIVDSQYKPAPDGLVGNDDLGQMSAWLFFTSLGFYPVAPTSNEYVIGKPFVDHAAMHLPNGKTFTITAENLSDTNAFVQNVTLNGKPLDRSFLTHDELMNGGELHFVMSTKEKAAWSMKNHTAPYSMTK from the coding sequence ATGCGTTTCTCATCTCTTCACACACTCGTCGCGTGCAGCCTGCTTCTATTGGCTGCGGCCCACGCACAGCAATCGCCCGTTGCTGCAGTCGATCCCTTCATCGGCACCGGCCCTGAGGGTCACACCTTCCCCGGAGCAGCAGTGCCCTTCGGCATGGTGCAGCTCTCACCCGACACACAAATCCGCCCCTTCAAACAAAGCTACAAATGGGCCGCCGGATATCGCTATGAAGACACCACCATCCTCGGCTTCTCGCACACACATTTCTCCGGCGCGGGCCACTCTGACTTGGGCGACGTTCTTCTGCAACCCATCAGCGGCGATGTAAACCTCGAACCCGGCGATGCAGACCACCCCGGCTATCGCTCAAAGTTCAATCACGCGTCTGAAAAAGCATCGCCCGGCTACTACGGTGTAACGCTGGAAGACTACGGCATCAAAGCCGAACTCACCGCGACCACGCGCGTCGGCGTACATCGTTATAGCTACCCCGCCAACAAGTCCGAGCACATTCTCCTCGACCTGCGCTCCAGCATCTATAACTACCCCGGCAAAGTTCTGTGGTCGCGCCTGCGCGTTCGCAACGACGGCACCATCACCGGCATGCGCGAAACCCGCGGTTGGGCACCCGGACGCCAGCTTTACTTCGCAATCCGTTTCTCACAGCCGCTCACCGCGCATCATCTCTACAACCGCGAATCGCAGCCCATTCTCTACAACGGCTTCAAAACACCCGGTAACACACCGGAAGACACGCAAAGCATGGAAGGCCGTGGACTCATCGGCGTCTTTGACTTTGCCTCCTCTCCCAAGCCTTTAGTTGTGAAGGTAGCCATCTCGCCCACCAGCGAAGACGAAGCCATCGCCAACATGGACGCGGAAGTCCCCGCATTCGATTTCGACGCAGCCCGTAAAGCAGCCACCGCACAGTGGGAAAAGGCACTCAGCGCAGTCGAAATCACTGCGAACGCCGACACACGCAAGAGCCTCTACACCGCGCTGTATCACACACTGCTCTCGCCCTCTGTCAGTATGGACGTCGACGGCAGCTATCGCGGCCCCGACAATCAGGTCCACAAAGCAAACGGCTTTAACTTCGTAAGCAGCCTCTCGCTGTGGGACACCTATCGCGCAGAACAACCGCTGATGACGCTCCTGCAACCCGCATCGCGCACTGCCGATCTCGCGCAGTCCATGCTCGCCTCGCAAAAGGAAAGCCCCTTCGGCATCCTTCCCGTCTGGCAGTTCCAGGGTATTGAAACATGGTGCATGATCGGCTATCACGCAGTGCCCGTCCTCGCCGACGCCATCGCCAAAGACATCCCCGGCTTCGACAAGAACGCCGCACTCGACGCCATGATTGCATCCGCAAAGTACGCGCCCTACGGCAACCTCGGCGCATACATGAAGCTCGGCTACGTCCCCGTCGACAACGATCAGGAAGCCGCATCGAAGACCGTCGAATACGCCTTCGACGACTGGACCATCGCAAAGACCGCAGAAAAACTGGGCCGCAAAGACATCGCCACCGAGTTCTACAAACGCGCACAATACTGGCGCAATAACTTCAATACCAAAGACGGCTTCGTAGAACCGCGCCTCGCCAACGGCAACTACCGCACGCCCTTCGACCCCACCAAGGCGGGCGCAAACAGCGGCTTCACTGAAGGCAATGCATGGCAATACTCTTGGTATCAGCCGCAGGATGAACTCGGCCTCATCAAGTTACTCGGCGGCCCCGATAAGTTAGTCGCAAAACTCGACGAAATGTTCGATCAGAAAGTCGATCCTGCCAAGTACGCTGACGTGGAAGACATCTCCGGCATGATCGGCCAGTACATCCACGGCAATGAACCAAGCCACCACCTGCCCTATCTCTACATGTACGCCGGTCAACCGTGGCGCACACAGGCACGCCTCAAACAGATCGTCGATTCGCAATACAAACCCGCACCCGACGGCCTCGTAGGCAACGACGACCTCGGTCAAATGTCCGCATGGCTATTCTTCACATCACTCGGCTTCTATCCCGTCGCGCCCACCAGCAATGAATACGTCATCGGCAAACCCTTCGTCGATCACGCAGCCATGCACCTTCCCAACGGCAAAACCTTCACCATCACCGCTGAAAACCTAAGCGATACAAACGCCTTCGTGCAAAACGTCACACTCAACGGCAAACCACTCGATCGCAGCTTCCTCACCCACGACGAGCTGATGAACGGCGGCGAACTTCACTTCGTCATGAGCACCAAAGAAAAAGCAGCATGGTCCATGAAGAACCACACCGCACCTTACTCCATGACAAAGTAA